Proteins from a genomic interval of Rosa chinensis cultivar Old Blush chromosome 2, RchiOBHm-V2, whole genome shotgun sequence:
- the LOC112186276 gene encoding uncharacterized protein LOC112186276, with translation MGYSEEQMNRAISEVLETSHNKEISSLWPSVLCLLREDEVYGFHMKSQSIRGILRATPSTHTLVNGDRDCVESESRLPNTSRDGGPTPRINSDKVASKSFTMGAPSSLLNFMQLRCYLDHTHQGSMCRARKPNGCICRLVVALKEQHKLGI, from the exons ATGGGGTATTCTGAAGAACAGATGAACCGAGCTATCAGTGAAGTTTTAGAGACTTCCCATAACAAGGAAATCTCTTCACTATGGCCATCAGTTCTTTGTCTTCTTCGAGAAGATGAGGTTTATGGTTTTCATATGAAGTCTCAAAGCATAAGGGGAATTCTTCGGGCAACACCATCCACTCATACTCTTGTGAATG GTGATAGAGATTGTGTAGAGAGTGAGAGTAGACTGCCCAACACTTCTAGGGATGGAGGTCCTACACCAAGAATTAATTCTGACAAGGTTGCATCAAAGTCATTTACGATGGGAGCTCCTTCATCTCTCCT CAATTTCATGCAGCTACGTTGTTATTTGGACCACACACACCAAGGGAGTATGTGCAGGGCTCGCAAGCCGAATGGCTGCATATGCAGGTTGGTGGTAGCTTTGAAAGAACAACATAAACTCGGAATATAA